The genomic segment GCGGCCGGCGCTCGGCATCTCCCTCGGACTCCAGGCGCTCTCCTTCGCGGGCCTGACGCTGCCCACCGGGGCGCCGAGCCTCCTGGCCGCGGCCGCGGTCTACGGGTTCGCCTACGGCGCCGTCACCGCGCTGATGCCGGCTATCGTCACCGACTTCTTCGGCCCCGCCCACGCGGGCAGCCTGGTGGGGCTGATCTTCGGGATCGCGGGACCGACGGCCGCCCTCGGCCCCGTGCTGGGAGGGTGGATCTTCGACGTGACCGGGAGCTACGCCTGGGCGTTCGGCGGCGCGGCGGCGCTCAACGTCGTGTCGCTGGCGCTGCTGGCCGCCTTCGCCCGACCACCGGCGGACGCGGCCTCTGAGGTAAGATAGGGCGCCGTGGGGACGGGAATCCGCGACCGCTACTGCATCGTGGGCGTCGGCGAGACGGAATACAGCCGCGCCTCAGGACGGTCGACGCGGGCCCTCGGCGTCGAGGCCGTCCGGAAGGCGATCGTCGAGGCCGGTCTCGAGCTCCACGAGGTGGACGGCATGCTGTCCTACCACGGCAACGACTCGACGCCCTCCCCCGCCATCGCCGCCGACCTCGGGCTCCGGCTCAACACCTTCGCCGACGTGATCGGAGGCGGAAGCAGCACCGAGGGGCTCATCGCCTATGCCATGGGCCTCATGGAGGTCGGGCTCTGCCGCGCCGTCGCGATCTTCCGATCCATGAACGGCTACAGCGAGGTGCGCATCGGGTGGACGGGGGTGCGGGCGGCGGCGCCGGTGCGCGGGCTGGAGCTGGCCGATCGTCCATTCGGGATGGTCAGCGCGGGCCAGCGCTTCGCCCCGACCTTCATGCGTCACATGTACGAGTACGGCACGACCTCCGCCCAGGTCGCTCACGTGAAGGTCGCCCACTCCCGGCACGCGGCGGCCAACCCCAAGGCGCTCCTGAAGACCCCGGTGACCGTCGAGGAGGTCCTGGCCTCGCGCTTCATCGTCAAGCCGCTCCATCTCCTCGACTGCTGTCTCGAGACCGACAACGCCACCGCCCTCGTCGTGACGTCATCCGAGCGCGCGCGCGACTGCCGCCAGCGGCCGGTGCACATCAGGGCGGCGGCCGGCCGGGTGTCGAAGCCACGGGCCGACTACCTCTACCAGGGCCGGATCACCCGGGTGGCCGGCTACCACGCCCGCGAGCTCGTCTTCCCGGCGGCCGGGATCGGGCCGGACGACGTGGACGTGACGGGCGCCTACGACGCCTTCACGTTCACCGCCATGCTCCAGCTCGAGGAGTACGGGTTCTGCCCGAAGGGCGAGGGCGGGGCCTACGTGGCCAGCGGCGCGATCGAGCTCGGCGGCCGGCGGCCGAACAACACGAGCGGCGGCCACCTCTGCGAGGGCTACACGCACGGGATGAGCATGGTGATCGAGAACGTGCGCCAGCTCCGGGGAACCGTGGACGACTACTGCCCCGACGCGGCCAAGGGCGTCCACAGCTACGACTACCGGCCGGGCGGCTGCCGCCAGGTCCGGGACGCCGAGATCGCGATGAACATGGGCTGGGCGACGCCGGCCACCGGCAGCGCGCTGATTCTCCGGCGGTAGGGCCAGCGTGGGCGACTTGCGCGTCGAGTACCGCGGGATGATGCTGATCGTCCCCGAGAGCGACTCGGAGTGGCACGGGTACTTCGAGGCGGCCCGGGCCGGCCGGCTGGTCGTCCGCCGGTGCGACGACTGCGGCCTCCTCCGCTACCCCCCCGGCGCCGGCTGCCCGTGGTGCGGGTCCCTCGGGTGGCGCTGGCAGCCGGTGAGCGGCCGGGGGACCATCTATTCCTACGAGATCGTCGTCCACGCCATCCAGCCGGGATTCCGCGACTTCACGCCCTACCCCGTGGTCATCGTGGAGCTCGACGAGCAGCGCGGGACCCCGACTCCGGACGACGGGGTTCGCCTGGTGGCGAACCTCGTGACGCACGATTTCCGGCCCGAGCGCGAGTCGGCCGTCGCCATCGGGGCTCGAGTCGAGGTCGTCTTCCAGCCGATCGCGCCCGACTTCGTGCTCCCGCAGTTCCGTCTGTCGGCCGAGCCAGCCTCGGGGCGGCTCTGGCGCATGCCCGCCCCGTGAGCCTCCAAGACAAGGTCGCCATCGTCACCGGCGGCGCCGGCGCTCTCGGGCGGGCCGTGATCATCGGCTTTCTCGAGGACGACGCCCTGGTGGCGGCGACCGACCGGGACGCGAGCCGGCTCAGCATCCTGTCGGCCGACCTCACCCCCGGCGGTCGGGACCGGTTCTTCGGAGTGAGTGTGGACGTGACCGTCGAGGAGAGCGTGCGCGAGCTGGTCGCCGACGTCATCGCCCAGGCCGGGCGCCTCGACATCCTGGTCAACGTCGTGGGGGGCTACACCCCGGGGGACCTGCTCGCCACGGACGAGCCGACCTGGGACCGCATGATGACGATCAACCTGAAGAGCACCTACCTGTGCTGCCGAGCCGCGCTCCCGGCTCTCATCGCGGGCGGCGGGGGTCGCATCATCAACGTGGCCGCCCGCTCGGTCGTCCCGCCCGTCGGCGGGTCCCTGGCCTACACGGTGGCGAAGTCCGGGGTGATCGCCCTCACCCAGGCGCTGGCGCACGAAGCCCGGCCCCACCGCATCACCGTCAACGCGGTCCTGCCCAGCACGCTCGACACCTGGGCGAACCGGAAGGCGATGCCCGATGCCGATACCTCGAGCTGGGTGACGCCGGAATCGGTCGCCCGGGCGATCCGCTTCCTCGCCTCCGACGCCGCGGCCGACGTCACCGGCACGCTTCTCCTGATCTAGGTCATTTCGGGGGGGTCTCGGAAGACCCCCCGATGCCCTCCCCGTCGTGGCGGCGGCGAAGCCGCCGCTCGGAGCACTCCTCGATGCACCACGCGCTCGGTGGCCGGCGCCGGGTTACTCCGACACGCTCCTAGGCCCTGGGAGGAGGCCTCGACGGCCCCCTTCCACACCCACCCCCAGGAACAAGGTGGCGCGGGCGAAGCCCGCGCTCGGAGTGGACCACCAACCGTCGGCCGCCGGGCGCAGCGGCGGCGCGCGTCGGCGCGGAATCAGCCCTGGGTCAGCCGGGCCTGGATCTCCTGCCACGCCTTGTCGGCCAGCGCGCGGACCTCATCGCCGAGGAGCGGCTGGATGGGATGCGGGATCACGACGGGCTGGTAACTCGGAAGCCCGAGCGCCTCGGCCTGGGCGTGCGCGGCCCGGACGAACTCGGTCGTGATGATGGTCGCGGTCGGCTTGCCGTGGTCCTCGAAGAAGACGCTGTCGTGCACACTGCACGTGGTGCACGACCCTCAGTCAGCCAGCGCCTCGATGACGAGGTCGGCGGACGCGAGGAGATCCTGGCGGAGGGCGTCGGGCGCCGGCTTGGCGAACGTCGGCTTGGCCAGGCGCAGGATCGCCTTGGGGCGCGACCCGGCCCGCAGGAGCTCCTCGATCCGGTCGAGGAAAAAGCTTCCCTTGGGCTTCGAGATGTCGAGCAGCGCGACGACCTGGCCGTCGAGGCTCGACGGGCGCGGCGCGCGGCGGCGGGGCACCGCCACCGAATCGGTCGGGTCCAGGAACTCGGCGGACATCGGATCCTCCTCTCAGGGTGAGTCGACACCTGGTGGTTGGATGGCTCTCACGCCCTGTCATGACGGCCAGACATCCGATTTTCCGCTCCGAGCGGCGGATTGGCCGCCGCTCAGGCGATCTTCTCGATGACGAGCTGACTGCCGCCGGAAAACGTGAAGCCGGGAATGACGCAGGAGAACCGGCCGGCCGTGCCCCCCGCCACGATGACGATCAGGTTGTCTGGGCTCCGGAACTTCGGGATGCGCGTCTCCTCGCGCGTGGGATCGGGGAACTTGGCCCGCACGGTCTCCGGGAGGCCCTCTCCCCACTCGTCGTCGGGACAGAGCTCGCGGACCGGGAGCTGGCAGCGTTCCCAGAGGTACTGCCGGATCCGCGGCTTGTCCCACCCGTCGTCGGCGAGCGTCCGTGCGTGCTCGGGAGAGACGACGACGAGCGTGTCGCCATAGCCCGTGAGCTTCACGTTCCAGGTCGCGCCCAGGCTCGCCGCGATCGAGTTGAGGATCTGGCGACCGCGCCGGCTCCGGTGGTCGTACACGCCGTGCGGCGCCTCACCCGCGTAGGCGGCGACCGTGCTGTCCTCCGCCGCGAATCCCCGCTCGACGTGGAGCGGCGGCCAGGGACTCGCCTCCTCGTGCTCGCCGATGCAGTAGGTGTACCGTCCCGGATGGCCGAAGGTCGACATCGAGATGACGCCCGGCCGGGCGCCGCCCAGGTTCAGCATCACCAGCCGGATCGTCCGCCCGATGGTGGCATTGGCCCGCCAGCCCGGGCCGAACGCCCCGGCCCCCCCGTTCACGTCGAGATCCTTCCGGACGGGGCCGTTGATGACGAGCAGCGGCGAGGCGGAGTTGGTGGTGGCGGCGACGCCGTGGAGGGCGAACGGCTCGGCGCAGATGGCGCGCACCGCGGCGAGGATCGCGGGCATGTACTCGGGCCGCGCTCCAGCCATGACCGCGTTGACCGCCAGCTTCTCGACGGTGGCCCGCCCCATGTTGGGTGGCACCACCGCGACCAGATCGTTCCCGGAGCGGCCTGCTGCCTCCACGAACCGCGCGACCAGCTCGGCGGTCGGCGGAATCACCGGCAGCCCGTCGGTCACTCCGCGGGCATGCAGGCGCTCGATGGCGTCGAGGAAGTCCGACTCGCTGGCGATGGGGTCCTCCCGGACGACGGGTCCGGCCTCGAGCCTACTCGACGGCGAGCCGCCCCGCAAGCTCGTGGGAGGGGGCCGTGACGGCAAGCGGCCAGGAGCCTGCCGGAATACCCCCGGCAGCTCGCTCCGAGCGCGCGCCGCGTCGGGCAGCGCTCCGAGCGGCGGCTGTGCCGCCGCAACCGAGGGGGGGCATCGGGGGGGTCTTCCGAGACCCCCCGAGCAACTAGACGGCGGGAGTGGCCGGGAGTCCCTGCCAGCGGAGGGGGTCGAACTTCAGGCTCGCTTGCTTCCCGCAGCTCGGGCAGGCGGCGATGAACTGGTAGTCCTGGAGGTACTCGTTCTTCGTCTCCACGCCGCAGTCGGCGCAGATGAGGCGAAAGTGCCCGCCGTCGGACTTGCCCTGGAGCTCCCGCATGCGCCTCACGTCCTTTCTCGCGACCGGGCTGGCCCTGCCGGCGTGCAATCCGAGTACCGGCACGCGCGGCCGATCACGCGCGGACGGCATCACGCGCGGACGGCTTGACCGTGCTTCCCCGGTGAGACTAAGCTGGCCGCGCGAGACATCCACGGCGGCGAGCGCCGAGCAGAAGGAGCGTTCACATGGAGAAGTGGAGCGTCGGCATCTTGATCTTCGACGGGGTGGAGCTCCTGGACTTCGCGGGTCCATTCGAGGTCTTCTCGCGGACCCGGCTGGTGCCGGGCGCGGACTCGCGCCGCTCCGAGGAGAGCGCCCCGTTCCAGGTCTTCACGGTGGCCAAAGCGCGCGCCTTCGTGACCACCACCGGTGGTCTCCAGGTCATCCCGCGCCATGCGTTCGCCGAGGCTCCCCGGATCGACCTCCTGGTCGTCCCGGGGGGCTTCGGTACTCGCGGCCTCCTGCACGACGCGGCCACTCTCGACTGGATCCGCCGGGTCGCGGCCGAGGCGCGGCAGGTCACGTCGGTGTGCACGGGGTCGCTGCTCCTGGCCAAGGCGGGGCTCCTCGAGGGCCGGCGGGCGACCACTCACTGGAACGCGCTCGATCTCCTCGAATCGCTCCATGCGGGCCTCACCGTGGATCGAGAGCAACGCGTCGTCGACGATGGGATCATCAGCTCGGCTGGCGTGGCCTCGGGGATCGACATGGCCTTCTACGTGGTCGAGAAGCTGTTCGGCCGGGAGGTCGCCGACGAGACCGCCCGGTTCATCGAGTACCGGCGCGACGCCGGCGTGGCCCTTCGGGCCTCGGCCGGCGCCGCCCGTTGAGACCCCGATTCACACGGGAGGAGGAGGCACTCGTCTGCGGCCCACGACCAGGGAGACCAGGAACAGGACGAGGAACAGCACGAACAGAACGTGAGCCATCCAGGCGGCGGTGCCCGCCACGCCGGAAAAGCCCAGCAGACCGGCGATGATCGCCACGATCAGGAATGTCAGCGCCCAGCTCAGCATCACCGTATCCTCCATGGAGCCCGGCGCGACGCCGCGGTCGATCCCGGCACACCGGTGACCCTGGCGGCAGCCGACTGCTCCTGCGACGTTTTTTGCAAAGCCGATGCCGGAGCGTGGACCTGACCCGCGCGCCACGGCGCGACGAAGATCGAGCGACCCTCCGCGGACAGAAAGAGGAGGACCCGGGATGACGGCCCGAGATGGCGAGACCGCTCGAGTGACCCGGCATCCCGCGCGGGCCCGCGAGATCGTCCGGACGTGCAAGGCGGCGAACATCCAGCTCGTCCGCTTCCTCTATTGCGGCAACGACGGGGTCATCCGCGGGAAGTCCTGCCACACCCAGTTTCTGAACTCCTACCTCACGTCGGGGATCGGCCTGACCGTCGCCATGCAGTCCTTCAACGTGCTCGACCAGCTCGTCCCGGAAGGCTCCTTCGGTCCGGTCGGCGAGATCCGGCTCATGCCCGACCCGGAGACGTTCGCGGTCCTCCCGTATACGCCGAAGTCGGCCCGCCTCCTCTGCGACATGGTGACGCTGGACGGCGAGCCGTGGGATGTCTGCACCCGCAGCTTCCTCAAGCGGATGATCGAGCGCGCGCGCCAGTCCGGAGTGATCCTCCGCGCGGCCTTCGAGAACGAGTTCACCCTGGCCCGGCGCGAAGGGGACCGCTACGT from the Candidatus Methylomirabilota bacterium genome contains:
- a CDS encoding MFS transporter; protein product: RPALGISLGLQALSFAGLTLPTGAPSLLAAAAVYGFAYGAVTALMPAIVTDFFGPAHAGSLVGLIFGIAGPTAALGPVLGGWIFDVTGSYAWAFGGAAALNVVSLALLAAFARPPADAASEVR
- a CDS encoding OB-fold domain-containing protein, whose product is MGDLRVEYRGMMLIVPESDSEWHGYFEAARAGRLVVRRCDDCGLLRYPPGAGCPWCGSLGWRWQPVSGRGTIYSYEIVVHAIQPGFRDFTPYPVVIVELDEQRGTPTPDDGVRLVANLVTHDFRPERESAVAIGARVEVVFQPIAPDFVLPQFRLSAEPASGRLWRMPAP
- a CDS encoding SDR family NAD(P)-dependent oxidoreductase, giving the protein MSLQDKVAIVTGGAGALGRAVIIGFLEDDALVAATDRDASRLSILSADLTPGGRDRFFGVSVDVTVEESVRELVADVIAQAGRLDILVNVVGGYTPGDLLATDEPTWDRMMTINLKSTYLCCRAALPALIAGGGGRIINVAARSVVPPVGGSLAYTVAKSGVIALTQALAHEARPHRITVNAVLPSTLDTWANRKAMPDADTSSWVTPESVARAIRFLASDAAADVTGTLLLI
- a CDS encoding UGSC family (seleno)protein, whose protein sequence is MSAEFLDPTDSVAVPRRRAPRPSSLDGQVVALLDISKPKGSFFLDRIEELLRAGSRPKAILRLAKPTFAKPAPDALRQDLLASADLVIEALADUGSCTTCSVHDSVFFEDHGKPTATIITTEFVRAAHAQAEALGLPSYQPVVIPHPIQPLLGDEVRALADKAWQEIQARLTQG
- a CDS encoding DJ-1/PfpI family protein, giving the protein MEKWSVGILIFDGVELLDFAGPFEVFSRTRLVPGADSRRSEESAPFQVFTVAKARAFVTTTGGLQVIPRHAFAEAPRIDLLVVPGGFGTRGLLHDAATLDWIRRVAAEARQVTSVCTGSLLLAKAGLLEGRRATTHWNALDLLESLHAGLTVDREQRVVDDGIISSAGVASGIDMAFYVVEKLFGREVADETARFIEYRRDAGVALRASAGAAR
- a CDS encoding DUF1328 domain-containing protein, translating into MLSWALTFLIVAIIAGLLGFSGVAGTAAWMAHVLFVLFLVLFLVSLVVGRRRVPPPPV